In the Microcebus murinus isolate Inina chromosome 14, M.murinus_Inina_mat1.0, whole genome shotgun sequence genome, one interval contains:
- the PGAM1 gene encoding phosphoglycerate mutase 1, with protein sequence MAAYKLVLIRHGESAWNLENRFSGWYDADLSPAGHEEAKRGGQALRDAGYEFDICFTSVQKRAIRTLWTVLDAIDQMWLPVVRTWRLNERHYGGLTGLNKAETAAKHGEAQVKIWRRSYDVPPPPMEPDHPFYSNISKDRRYADLTEDQLPSCESLKDTIARALPFWNEEIVPQIKEGKRVLIAAHGNSLRGIVKHLEGLSEEAIMELNLPTGIPIVYELDKNLKPIKPMQFLGDEETVRKAMEAVAAQGKAKK encoded by the exons ATGGCCGCGTACAAGCTCGTGCTCATCCGGCACGGCGAGAGCGCCTGGAACCTGGAGAACCGCTTCAGCGGCTGGTACGACGCCGACCTGAGCCCGGCCGGCCACGAGGAGGCGAAGCGCGGCGGGCAGGCGCTGCGAG ATGCCGGCTATGAGTTTGACATCTGCTTCACCTCAGTGCAGAAGAGAGCAATCCGGACCCTCTGGACAGTGCTGGATGCCATTGACCAGATGTGGCTGCCTGTGGTGAGGACCTGGCGCCTCAATGAGCGGCACTATGGGGGTCTGACTGGTCTCAATAAGGCGGAGACTGCAGCCAAGCATGGTGAGGCCCAGGTCAAGATCTGGAGACGCTCTTATGATGTCCCCCCGCCGCCGATGGAGCCTGACCACCCCTTCTACAGCAACATCAGTAAG gatcgTAGGTATGCAGATCTCACTGAAGACCAACTACCCTCCTGTGAGAGTCTGAAGGACACTATTGCCAGAGCTCTGCCCTTTTGGAATGAAGAAATAGTTCCCCAGATTAAGGAGGGGAAACGGGTACTGATTGCAGCCCATGGCAACAGCCTTCGGGGCATTGTCAAGCATCTGGAGG GTCTCTCTGAAGAGGCTATCATGGAGCTGAACCTGCCGACTGGTATTCCCATAGTCTATGAATTGGACAAGAACTTGAAGCCCATCAAGCCCATGCAGTTCCTGGGGGATGAAGAGACGGTTCGTAAAGCCATGGAAGCTGTGGCTGCCCAGGGCAAGGCCAAGAAGTGA